The Chelonia mydas isolate rCheMyd1 chromosome 3, rCheMyd1.pri.v2, whole genome shotgun sequence genome includes a region encoding these proteins:
- the GCM1 gene encoding chorion-specific transcription factor GCMa: MLKAADDIMDQEDSTSQSWDINDIKLPQDVKHTDWFQEWPDSYVKHIYSSDDKNAQRHLSSWAMRNTNNHNSRILKKSCLGVVVCNNDCSAADGRKIYLRPAICDKARQKQQRKCCPNCSGPLKLISCRGHGGYPVTNFWRHEGPFIFFQSKGAHDHPRPETKLEAEARRSIQKAHTAVSPTSPRLKRCWEAESLTGEMQSQEALPLLLSNQENYISPCSFNGHLIDKNPQEQIINNCLSLAKNYGFGRSPYLTEHSQDIGSNKYYEKCKEIGSREHGSGDLSGPSVCNMYADYGEPQPWNKNTALERNPCTDKCCNGSALSLADLHCEIVSSQNCMDSSIQHVPNIPPTTKAGYHPARPNTGLSGDDFYEGKLHVNYNSSYIPSSFYHLSSEDPYLIMTSAHHHQQPLPLTKGNEWDFEEERKYTNLDYCNNELFFSLCPLR, translated from the exons ATGCTGAAAGCTGCAGATGACATTATGGACCAGGAGGACTCCACTTCTCAAAGCTGGGATATCAATGACATCAAACTGCCTCAG GATGTGAAACACACAGATtggtttcaggaatggccagatTCCTATGTAAAGCATATCTATAGCTCGGATGATAAAAATGCTCAGAGGCACCTGAGTAGCTGGGCGATGAGAAACACCAATAACCACAACTCTCGCATCTTAAAAAAATCCTGCCTTGGGGTAGTGGTCTGCAACAATGACTGCTCAGCCGCAGATGGGAGGAAGATATATCTGAGACCAGCCATATGTGATAAAGCCAGGCAAAAACAGCAAA GGAAATGCTGTCCAAATTGCAGTGGACCTTTAAAGCTTATTTCCTGTCGAGGCCATGGTGGGTACCCTGTCACCAACTTCTGGAGGCATGAAGGGCCATTCATATTTTTTCAG TCTAAGGGGGCCCATGATCACCCAAGGCCAGAAACAAAACTAGAAGCAGAAGCGAGAAGATCAATACAGAAAGCACATACAGCTGTTTCTCCCACCTCTCCAAGACTAAAAAGATGCTGGGAGGCTGAG tCCCTGACAGGTGAGATGCAAAGTCAAGAAGCTTTGCCTTTACTTCTTTCCAATCAGGAAAACTACATATCTCCCTGTAGTTTTAATGGACATTTAATAGACAAAAACCCTCAagagcaaataataaataattgtttgTCTCTTGCCAAAAACTATGGGTTTGGAAGATCCCCTTACCTAACAGAACACTCTCAGGACATAGGATCTAACAAATACTACGAGAAGTGCAAAGAAATTGGCAGCAGGGAGCATGGTAGCGGAGACCTGTCTGGACCGTCTGTGTGCAATATGTACGCTGACTATGGAGAGCCACAACCCTGGAATAAGAACACTGCCCTTGAAAGGAATCCATGTACTGACAAGTGTTGCAATGGTTCTGCTTTATCTTTGGCTGATCTGCATTGTGAAATCGTTTCTTCACAAAACTGTATGGACTCCAGTATCCAACATGTTCCCAATATACCACCTACAACAAAGGCTGGCTACCATCCTGCCAGGCCTAACACAGGCCTGTCTGGAGATGATTTTTATGAAGGGAAATTGCATGTGAATTACAACAGCAGCTACATCCCTTCCTCTTTCTACCATCTCTCTTCAGAGGATCCCTACCTCATTATGACCTCTGCACATCACCATCAACAGCCTTTGCCACTCACAAAAGGAAACGAATGGGActttgaagaagaaagaaaatataccAATCTGGATTACTGCAACAATGAACTGTTTTTTAGTCTCTGTCCTTTACGATGA